One Clavibacter zhangzhiyongii genomic region harbors:
- a CDS encoding sensor histidine kinase, whose protein sequence is MSPPRLLAAVAAPLVGAASAAFWIAAESQRSGLAGVATLAVAYGAAVALAVWMPAASLAIVVVLPALQVAGYAPPVDGTTWPMHAAIGVVAFLVGATGGRRLRVVSPAACAVGAALAALALGAGSASGPSAWVGAASASDPTVLLVLAAVGAVVVCGALGAGLGAAVRVGRLGRVLVEAEDRLAQTDLELRLGLERARISRDVHDSVAHALTIVVAQSEGATALSDRQPQVVRGALTAISGVARDALADVRGLVERITEAGDELLSLEDAPLLVERMREVGMEVTLDELGARPALRPAQQLAVYRIVQESLTNALKHGGPRSRASVVLDWRGPGLALLIRSSGTAPLVGRGSLPGAGAGIAGMRERARIGGGWLTAEPDDAGGFVVTAYLPADGVAAAPAADPAAVPRG, encoded by the coding sequence ATGTCGCCTCCCCGTCTCCTCGCCGCCGTCGCCGCGCCGCTCGTCGGCGCCGCCTCCGCCGCCTTCTGGATCGCCGCCGAGTCGCAGCGCTCGGGGCTCGCCGGCGTCGCCACGCTGGCCGTCGCGTACGGCGCGGCCGTCGCCCTCGCGGTGTGGATGCCCGCCGCGTCGCTCGCGATCGTCGTGGTCCTCCCCGCGCTGCAGGTCGCCGGGTACGCACCGCCCGTGGACGGCACGACCTGGCCGATGCACGCGGCGATCGGGGTGGTCGCGTTCCTCGTCGGCGCCACCGGCGGCCGTCGCCTGCGCGTCGTGTCGCCCGCCGCGTGCGCCGTCGGGGCGGCGCTCGCGGCGCTCGCCCTCGGCGCGGGATCGGCATCGGGCCCGAGCGCCTGGGTGGGCGCCGCGTCCGCGTCCGACCCGACCGTCCTCCTGGTGCTCGCCGCCGTCGGCGCCGTCGTCGTCTGCGGGGCGCTCGGCGCGGGCCTCGGCGCCGCCGTCCGGGTCGGCCGGCTCGGCCGCGTCCTCGTGGAGGCGGAGGACCGCCTCGCGCAGACCGACCTGGAGCTGCGCCTCGGCCTCGAGCGCGCCCGCATCTCCCGCGACGTGCACGACTCCGTCGCCCACGCCCTCACCATCGTCGTGGCGCAATCCGAGGGCGCGACCGCGCTGTCCGACCGCCAGCCGCAGGTGGTGCGCGGAGCGCTCACCGCGATCTCCGGCGTCGCGCGCGACGCGCTGGCCGACGTGCGCGGCCTCGTCGAGCGCATCACCGAGGCGGGCGACGAGCTGCTCTCCCTGGAGGACGCGCCCCTGCTGGTCGAGCGCATGCGCGAGGTCGGCATGGAGGTGACGCTCGACGAGCTCGGGGCACGGCCGGCGCTGCGACCCGCGCAGCAGCTCGCCGTCTACCGCATCGTGCAGGAGAGCCTGACGAACGCCCTCAAGCACGGCGGGCCCCGGAGCCGGGCGAGCGTCGTCCTCGACTGGCGCGGGCCCGGGCTCGCGCTGCTGATCCGCTCCTCGGGCACCGCGCCCCTCGTCGGCCGGGGCTCGCTCCCGGGCGCCGGGGCCGGGATCGCGGGGATGCGCGAGCGGGCCCGGATCGGCGGCGGCTGGCTGACGGCCGAGCCCGACGACGCGGGCGGGTTCGTCGTCACCGCCTACCTCCCCGCGGACGGGGTCGCCGCCGCGCCCGCCGCCGATCCCGCCGCGGTGCCCCGTGGCTGA
- a CDS encoding glutathione S-transferase family protein has product MTDQATPTGTNEAGAPGRYVEEGEFTRDTNYIEDRILRDGSQGWPVEAGRYRLVAARACPWANRSVIVRRLLGLEDAISLGLPGPTHDARSWTFDLDPDGRDPVLGTERLQESFLARFPDYPRGITVPALVDVPSGQVVTNDYPQITLDLSTEWTEHHREGAPDLYPEHLRAEIDEVADLVFRDVNNGVYRCGFAGSQEAYEKAYDRLFSRLDWLSERLAGQRYLVGDTITEADVRLFTTLARFDAVYHGHFKCNRQKLDEMPVLWAYARDLFQTPGFGDTIDFVQIKQHYYLTHTDINPTRVVPVGPETWGWLEPHGREELGGRPFGDGTPPGPVREDERVPEGHGAVPRGGRATRPSEARAAVSGTPVPGSAGADSAGRA; this is encoded by the coding sequence ATGACGGATCAGGCGACACCCACCGGTACCAACGAGGCGGGCGCCCCCGGCCGCTACGTCGAGGAGGGTGAGTTCACCCGCGACACGAACTACATCGAGGACCGCATCCTGCGGGACGGATCCCAGGGCTGGCCCGTCGAGGCCGGCCGCTACCGCCTCGTCGCGGCGCGGGCGTGCCCGTGGGCGAACCGCTCGGTCATCGTCCGCCGCCTGCTCGGGCTCGAGGACGCCATCTCGCTCGGCCTGCCCGGCCCCACGCACGACGCCCGCAGCTGGACCTTCGACCTCGACCCCGACGGCCGCGACCCGGTGCTCGGCACGGAGCGCCTGCAGGAGTCGTTCCTCGCGCGCTTCCCCGACTACCCGCGCGGGATCACGGTGCCCGCCCTCGTCGACGTCCCCTCCGGCCAGGTCGTCACCAACGACTACCCCCAGATCACGCTCGACCTCTCCACCGAGTGGACCGAGCACCACCGCGAGGGCGCGCCCGACCTCTACCCCGAGCACCTGCGCGCGGAGATCGACGAGGTCGCCGACCTCGTCTTCCGCGACGTGAACAACGGCGTGTACCGCTGCGGCTTCGCCGGATCGCAGGAGGCGTACGAGAAGGCCTACGACCGCCTCTTCTCCCGGCTCGACTGGCTGAGCGAGCGCCTCGCGGGCCAGCGCTACCTCGTGGGCGACACGATCACCGAGGCCGACGTGCGCCTCTTCACCACGCTCGCCCGCTTCGACGCCGTGTACCACGGGCACTTCAAGTGCAACCGGCAGAAGCTCGACGAGATGCCCGTGCTGTGGGCGTACGCGCGCGACCTGTTCCAGACGCCCGGCTTCGGCGACACCATCGACTTCGTGCAGATCAAGCAGCACTACTACCTGACGCACACCGACATCAACCCGACCCGCGTCGTGCCCGTCGGCCCCGAGACCTGGGGCTGGCTCGAGCCGCACGGGCGCGAGGAGCTGGGCGGCCGCCCGTTCGGCGACGGGACCCCTCCGGGCCCGGTGCGCGAGGACGAGCGCGTGCCCGAGGGCCACGGCGCCGTGCCGCGCGGCGGACGCGCGACCCGGCCGTCCGAGGCGCGTGCCGCCGTCTCCGGGACGCCCGTGCCCGGGTCGGCCGGTGCGGACTCCGCGGGTCGCGCCTGA
- a CDS encoding DEAD/DEAH box helicase — MARTGQRRSSARTRTIDNEGLIPVLARAVREIEQAAQRGKLKPVNRTKFQVIAVLMREERTHAKDPATPLSDSERAETLKRLDGIASILARTAARDTSVLPLLDPDAKLSETARAMRKHMLFDGGVEMVVEDEPEPEPEDPALAKLHERQVVPPSVKARVLANPFLEPDLDRPAPAAPPTRLLANWELLGPLFKSFEYGAGGGIASMDLPESPRIDRLSPHGLELMRHQARFLESVRLGHREFLLADEPGLGKTAQALLAASVADAYPLLVVVPNVVKMNWKREVERWTPHRRATVIHGDGLGLDAFADVVIVNYEVLDRHIGWLRTLGFRGMVVDEAHFIKNLQSQRSKFVLALAESIRQRQSAPLLMALTGTPLINDIDDFRAIWQFLGWIDGDKPTSVLMGELEEAGLTPADPGFFAEARRAVIDLGIVRRRKIDVATDLPSKRIADLPVELDDDLGRSIRQAERELAARLVKRFTALVGARGTTVPDVMDGPATERAHLIRLVAQSELDEAKAQKTGENVFTMVRRIGQAKAVLAADYAAQLARSVGKVVFFAKHVDVMDQAEATFAKRDIRSVSIRGDQSPAARQNAIDSFQNDPEVQVVVCSLTAAGVGLNLQAASNVVLAELSWTSAEQTQAIDRVHRIGQEEPVTAWRIIAAQTIDAKIAELIDSKAGLAARALDGEDFDEAGSTSVQLDALSHLLEEALAA, encoded by the coding sequence ATGGCTCGCACCGGCCAGCGGCGGTCCTCCGCCCGCACGCGCACGATCGACAACGAGGGACTGATCCCGGTCCTCGCGCGCGCCGTGCGCGAGATCGAGCAGGCCGCCCAGCGCGGCAAGCTCAAGCCCGTCAACCGCACGAAGTTCCAGGTCATCGCGGTGCTGATGCGCGAGGAGCGCACGCACGCGAAGGACCCGGCCACGCCGCTCAGCGACTCCGAGCGCGCCGAGACGCTGAAGCGCCTCGACGGCATCGCGAGCATCCTGGCCCGCACGGCCGCGCGCGACACCTCGGTGCTGCCGCTGCTGGATCCCGACGCCAAGCTCTCCGAGACCGCCCGCGCCATGCGCAAGCACATGCTGTTCGACGGCGGCGTCGAGATGGTCGTCGAGGACGAGCCCGAGCCCGAGCCCGAGGATCCCGCGCTCGCCAAGCTGCACGAGCGCCAGGTCGTCCCGCCGTCGGTCAAGGCCCGCGTGCTCGCGAACCCGTTCCTCGAGCCCGACCTCGACCGGCCCGCGCCCGCCGCCCCGCCCACGCGCCTGCTGGCGAACTGGGAGCTGCTCGGCCCGCTGTTCAAGTCGTTCGAGTACGGCGCCGGCGGCGGCATCGCGAGCATGGACCTGCCCGAGAGCCCGCGCATCGACCGCCTGTCGCCGCACGGCCTCGAGCTCATGCGCCACCAGGCCCGCTTCCTCGAGAGCGTCCGCCTCGGCCACCGCGAGTTCCTCCTCGCCGACGAGCCCGGCCTCGGCAAGACCGCGCAGGCGCTGCTGGCCGCGTCGGTCGCCGACGCGTACCCGCTGCTCGTCGTCGTCCCGAACGTCGTGAAGATGAACTGGAAGCGGGAGGTGGAGCGCTGGACGCCGCACCGCCGCGCCACCGTGATCCACGGCGACGGCCTCGGCCTCGACGCGTTCGCCGACGTGGTCATCGTCAACTACGAGGTGCTCGACCGGCACATCGGCTGGCTGCGCACGCTCGGCTTCCGCGGCATGGTCGTCGACGAGGCGCACTTCATCAAGAACCTGCAGTCGCAGCGCTCGAAGTTCGTGCTCGCGCTCGCCGAGAGCATCCGCCAGCGCCAGTCGGCGCCGCTGCTCATGGCGCTCACCGGCACGCCGCTCATCAACGACATCGACGACTTCCGCGCCATCTGGCAGTTCCTCGGCTGGATCGACGGCGACAAGCCCACCTCGGTCCTCATGGGCGAGCTGGAGGAGGCGGGCCTCACGCCGGCCGACCCCGGCTTCTTCGCCGAGGCGCGGCGCGCGGTCATCGACCTCGGCATCGTCCGCCGCCGCAAGATCGACGTGGCGACCGACCTGCCCTCCAAGCGCATCGCCGACCTGCCCGTCGAGCTCGACGACGACCTGGGCCGCTCCATCCGCCAGGCCGAGCGCGAGCTCGCGGCGCGCCTCGTCAAGCGCTTCACGGCCCTCGTCGGGGCCCGCGGCACGACCGTGCCCGACGTCATGGACGGGCCCGCCACGGAACGCGCGCACCTCATCCGGCTCGTCGCGCAGTCCGAGCTCGACGAGGCCAAGGCGCAGAAGACCGGCGAGAACGTCTTCACCATGGTCCGCCGCATCGGCCAGGCGAAGGCCGTGCTCGCGGCCGACTACGCCGCGCAGCTCGCCCGTTCGGTGGGCAAGGTCGTGTTCTTCGCGAAGCACGTCGACGTGATGGACCAGGCCGAGGCCACGTTCGCGAAGCGCGACATCCGCTCGGTCTCCATCCGCGGCGACCAGTCGCCGGCGGCGCGCCAGAACGCGATCGACTCCTTCCAGAACGACCCCGAGGTGCAGGTCGTGGTCTGCTCGCTCACCGCGGCGGGCGTCGGCCTCAACCTGCAGGCGGCGTCCAACGTCGTGCTCGCCGAGCTCAGCTGGACGAGCGCGGAGCAGACGCAGGCCATCGACCGCGTCCACCGCATCGGCCAGGAGGAGCCCGTCACCGCGTGGCGGATCATCGCGGCGCAGACGATCGACGCGAAGATCGCGGAGCTCATCGACAGCAAGGCGGGCCTCGCGGCGCGCGCGCTCGACGGCGAGGACTTCGACGAGGCCGGATCCACGTCGGTCCAGCTCGACGCGCTCTCGCACCTGCTCGAGGAGGCGCTGGCCGCGTAG
- a CDS encoding DUF6804 family protein, with product MTRTPAAPAFTRPSLAPGLLGAIVLLAGFAVIDGDLFTVVRFAVAILALIMIVFSVRARSWWSAALLAAVAVMWNPVAVIPVEAVTWQSLQYVAAIVFIAAGILVKVPVEADPTPGRPRTRAPR from the coding sequence GTGACCCGCACCCCCGCCGCCCCCGCGTTCACCCGTCCGTCGCTCGCGCCCGGGCTCCTCGGCGCCATCGTGCTGCTCGCCGGCTTCGCGGTGATCGACGGCGACCTCTTCACGGTCGTCCGGTTCGCGGTCGCGATCCTCGCGCTCATCATGATCGTGTTCTCGGTGCGCGCCCGCAGCTGGTGGAGCGCCGCGCTGCTCGCCGCGGTGGCCGTGATGTGGAACCCCGTCGCCGTGATCCCCGTCGAGGCCGTCACGTGGCAGTCGCTGCAGTACGTCGCCGCGATCGTGTTCATCGCGGCGGGCATCCTCGTGAAGGTGCCCGTGGAGGCGGACCCTACGCCGGGCCGACCCCGAACGCGCGCTCCTCGGTGA
- a CDS encoding alpha/beta hydrolase — protein MAKRTAAATLTPRRRILGVAIRRIPAVARSLRGTAAAGTRVVRHRAGTQGLPLDISVWMPPGHDDAKTGAPVLVVLARHDGDWLPSTLARDLGAVVVAMPADDDATALAGLSWIASHAAGWYGTPERLGILGDGPGADRALRITALARDADGPAVLRLVLVSPSGEVPTAAASDRQGHGRDRLPDTLVHVGAADPRIDDVAAGVAALKAAGTKTRLVRIPRADRGWFAYPAADPALARRSLDEVVAYLRRGLTEERAFGVGPA, from the coding sequence ATGGCGAAGCGCACCGCCGCCGCCACGCTCACGCCGAGGCGTCGGATCCTCGGCGTCGCCATCCGCCGCATCCCCGCCGTCGCCCGCTCCCTCCGGGGCACGGCCGCCGCGGGCACGCGCGTCGTCCGCCATCGGGCGGGCACCCAGGGCCTCCCCCTCGACATCTCCGTCTGGATGCCGCCCGGCCACGACGACGCGAAGACGGGCGCGCCCGTGCTCGTCGTCCTCGCCCGGCACGACGGGGACTGGCTCCCGTCCACGCTCGCGCGCGACCTCGGGGCCGTCGTCGTCGCGATGCCCGCGGACGACGACGCGACCGCGCTCGCGGGCCTGTCCTGGATCGCGTCGCACGCGGCCGGCTGGTACGGCACCCCCGAGCGCCTCGGGATCCTGGGCGACGGCCCCGGCGCCGACCGGGCCCTGCGGATCACCGCGCTCGCCCGGGACGCCGACGGCCCGGCGGTGCTCCGCCTCGTGCTCGTGAGCCCGTCCGGCGAGGTGCCGACGGCCGCGGCCTCCGACCGCCAGGGCCACGGCCGCGACCGGCTCCCGGACACGCTCGTTCACGTGGGCGCCGCGGATCCGCGGATCGACGACGTCGCCGCGGGCGTCGCGGCGCTCAAGGCGGCGGGGACGAAGACGCGGCTCGTGCGGATCCCCCGCGCCGACCGAGGCTGGTTCGCCTACCCGGCGGCCGACCCGGCGCTCGCCCGCCGCTCGCTCGACGAGGTCGTCGCCTACCTCCGTCGCGGCCTCACCGAGGAGCGCGCGTTCGGGGTCGGCCCGGCGTAG
- a CDS encoding phosphate ABC transporter substrate-binding protein PstS has product MNSTRLTGAAALAAAVALALSSCAANEPPADSGDASASTLEGTLNGIGASSQGSAQEAWTKGFQTANAGVTVNYSPDGSGAGREAFMAGGQNAMFAGSDRALKTDELEGAFGQCVDGTKPIDVPAYISPIAMIFQIDGVDELNLDPATAAGIFKGTIAKWDDPAIVALNPDATMPDAPITAVHRSDDSGTTENFATYLNTAAPDVWDAEPDGVWPYQDGEAAQGTPGVVDAVRGGANVIGYADASKAGDLGVAKIKVGDEFVGFSPEAAAAVVEASPESEGREENDIAFDLDYTTEAPGVYPIVLVSYLIACQEYADPAVGELVKAYLGYVTSTEGQQVAADEAGAAPLSETVAAQVKTAVESIK; this is encoded by the coding sequence GTGAACAGCACCCGCCTCACCGGCGCCGCGGCCCTCGCCGCCGCCGTCGCCCTCGCCCTGTCCTCCTGCGCCGCCAACGAGCCGCCCGCCGACAGCGGCGACGCCTCCGCGTCCACGCTCGAGGGCACGCTCAACGGCATCGGCGCCTCGTCGCAGGGCTCCGCGCAGGAGGCCTGGACGAAGGGCTTCCAGACCGCGAACGCCGGCGTCACCGTCAACTACTCGCCCGACGGATCCGGCGCCGGACGCGAGGCCTTCATGGCCGGCGGCCAGAACGCCATGTTCGCGGGATCCGACCGCGCGCTGAAGACCGACGAGCTCGAGGGCGCCTTCGGCCAGTGCGTCGACGGCACCAAGCCCATCGACGTCCCCGCCTACATCTCGCCCATCGCGATGATCTTCCAGATCGACGGCGTCGACGAGCTCAACCTCGACCCCGCGACCGCGGCCGGCATCTTCAAGGGCACCATCGCGAAGTGGGACGACCCGGCCATCGTCGCGCTCAACCCGGACGCCACGATGCCCGACGCCCCCATCACCGCGGTCCACCGCTCGGACGACTCGGGCACCACCGAGAACTTCGCCACCTACCTCAACACCGCCGCGCCGGACGTGTGGGACGCGGAGCCGGACGGCGTCTGGCCCTACCAGGACGGCGAGGCGGCCCAGGGCACGCCCGGCGTCGTCGACGCGGTCCGGGGCGGTGCGAACGTCATCGGCTACGCGGACGCGTCCAAGGCCGGCGACCTCGGCGTCGCGAAGATCAAGGTCGGCGACGAGTTCGTCGGCTTCTCCCCGGAGGCGGCCGCGGCCGTCGTCGAGGCGTCCCCCGAGTCCGAGGGCCGCGAGGAGAACGACATCGCCTTCGACCTCGACTACACGACCGAGGCCCCGGGCGTGTACCCGATCGTCCTCGTGAGCTACCTCATCGCGTGCCAGGAGTACGCGGACCCCGCCGTGGGCGAGCTCGTCAAGGCGTACCTCGGCTACGTGACCAGCACCGAGGGCCAGCAGGTCGCCGCGGACGAGGCCGGCGCCGCGCCGCTCTCCGAGACGGTCGCCGCGCAGGTGAAGACCGCGGTCGAGTCCATCAAGTAG